In Halogeometricum sp. S1BR25-6, a single genomic region encodes these proteins:
- a CDS encoding TIGR00725 family protein, which yields MRMSIIGGGTVGEETRETAVAVGRIVARRGHTVVCGGLGGVMEAACRGAKKAGGDTVGILPTERRADANEYVDIAIATGLGHARNGLVVMNGDGVIAIDGAGGTLTEVGFSLVFDRPIAGLGTHDVPGVEACETPADAVRYVESELGI from the coding sequence ATGCGAATGAGTATCATCGGCGGCGGCACAGTCGGCGAAGAGACCCGCGAGACGGCCGTCGCCGTCGGTCGTATCGTCGCCCGGCGCGGACACACCGTCGTCTGCGGCGGCCTCGGCGGGGTGATGGAGGCGGCCTGCCGCGGCGCGAAGAAGGCGGGCGGCGACACCGTCGGCATCCTCCCCACCGAGCGACGCGCGGACGCCAACGAATACGTAGATATCGCCATCGCCACCGGTCTCGGTCACGCGCGCAACGGCCTCGTCGTGATGAACGGCGACGGCGTCATCGCCATCGACGGCGCCGGCGGGACGCTCACGGAAGTGGGGTTCTCGCTGGTGTTCGACCGTCCCATCGCGGGGTTAGGCACGCACGACGTCCCCGGTGTGGAGGCTTGTGAGACGCCCGCGGACGCGGTTCGGTACGTCGAGAGCGAGTTAGGAATCTAA
- the dph2 gene encoding diphthamide biosynthesis enzyme Dph2, with protein MSQDATTEGDLRNTGMSLRHDREWDYELERIVEEVEERDANRVGLQFPEGLKRRGPAVADDLRELCGDDVTFMLSGQPCYGACDLDTYLMRRTDVFVHFGHSPMKESDKIIYVPLFSNVDPMPILEDSLEKLDGEEVGLVTTAQHMNRFEDMCDWLEERGYDVHTRRGDDRLSHEGQVLGCNYASADIDADQVLYVGGGKFHPLGLAMEHPEKNVVIADPVNNVVKIADTEQFMKQRYASVHKAMDAEKWGVIFCTKIGQGRMEIAEKILDDNPNAYLITMDEVTPDRLRNFDMDAFVNTGCPRITTDDGPRFHKPMLTPGEYRIAVGDKPLDSLEFDTFHGTW; from the coding sequence ATGAGTCAAGACGCGACCACCGAGGGGGACCTCAGGAACACCGGGATGTCGCTGCGGCACGACCGGGAGTGGGACTACGAACTCGAACGCATCGTCGAGGAGGTCGAAGAACGGGACGCGAACCGGGTCGGCCTGCAGTTCCCGGAGGGCCTGAAACGCCGCGGCCCGGCCGTCGCCGACGACCTGCGTGAACTGTGCGGCGACGACGTGACGTTCATGCTGTCGGGTCAGCCCTGTTACGGCGCCTGCGACCTCGACACCTACCTGATGCGCCGGACGGATGTCTTCGTCCACTTCGGCCACTCGCCGATGAAGGAGTCGGACAAGATCATCTACGTGCCGCTGTTCTCGAACGTCGACCCGATGCCCATCCTGGAGGACTCCCTCGAGAAACTCGACGGCGAGGAGGTCGGCCTCGTCACCACCGCCCAGCACATGAACCGCTTCGAGGACATGTGCGATTGGCTCGAAGAGCGCGGCTACGACGTCCACACCCGCCGCGGCGACGACCGCCTCTCCCACGAGGGGCAGGTGCTCGGCTGTAACTACGCCTCCGCGGATATCGACGCCGACCAGGTGCTGTACGTCGGCGGCGGGAAGTTCCACCCGCTCGGACTGGCGATGGAACACCCCGAGAAGAACGTCGTCATCGCCGACCCCGTCAACAACGTCGTGAAGATAGCCGACACGGAGCAGTTCATGAAGCAGCGCTACGCCTCCGTCCACAAGGCGATGGACGCCGAGAAGTGGGGCGTCATCTTCTGTACGAAGATCGGACAGGGTCGCATGGAAATCGCCGAGAAGATACTCGACGACAACCCGAACGCCTACCTCATCACGATGGACGAGGTGACGCCGGACCGACTCAGAAACTTCGACATGGACGCCTTCGTCAACACCGGCTGTCCCCGCATCACCACCGACGACGGCCCGCGCTTCCACAAGCCGATGCTGACGCCCGGCGAGTACCGCATCGCCGTCGGCGACAAACCCCTCGACTCCCTGGAGTTCGACACGTTCCACGGCACCTGGTGA
- a CDS encoding YlbF family regulator: MSIQTERLEDMGRELGDAIAETPEYEAFEEAKAAVENDEDLQAEIREFQQRREEFMLARQRGEATQERLEEVQTAQRDLHSKDKMATYLEAQETLQERLEAVNEAISDPLAVDFGGEAGGCCQD, encoded by the coding sequence ATGAGCATCCAGACCGAGCGGCTCGAAGACATGGGGCGCGAACTCGGCGACGCCATCGCGGAGACGCCGGAGTACGAGGCGTTCGAGGAGGCGAAGGCCGCCGTCGAGAACGACGAGGACCTGCAGGCCGAGATACGCGAGTTCCAGCAACGCCGCGAGGAGTTCATGCTCGCCCGACAGCGCGGCGAGGCGACGCAGGAGCGACTGGAGGAGGTCCAGACCGCACAGCGCGACCTCCACTCGAAGGACAAGATGGCGACGTACCTAGAGGCCCAAGAGACGCTGCAGGAGCGGCTCGAAGCGGTCAACGAGGCCATCTCCGACCCCCTCGCCGTCGACTTCGGCGGCGAGGCCGGCGGCTGCTGTCAGGACTGA
- a CDS encoding MinD/ParA family ATP-binding protein → MLAIAGGKGGCGKTTTTLGLAAARDGPTLVVDADADMPNLHAMADVPRDPPSGPNAGSDSHPAPNRLGHRHPDHGDLRVRPAPTASRGPETAGGDEITAHLGRVSEAVSGERAVLVDCPAGAGPDAAAPVRAADGVLLVASACAPSLRDAAKTGATARALGTPVVGAVLTRSRLAPAGVESLLGCPLLGAVPPVDPPVLDDVRVEKAYRDVAAELQQHKDLR, encoded by the coding sequence ATGCTCGCGATAGCCGGCGGCAAGGGCGGATGCGGGAAGACCACGACGACGCTCGGACTCGCGGCCGCGCGCGACGGCCCGACCCTCGTCGTCGACGCCGACGCCGACATGCCGAACCTCCACGCGATGGCGGACGTCCCGCGCGACCCGCCGTCGGGTCCGAACGCCGGTTCGGACTCGCACCCGGCCCCGAACCGCCTCGGCCACCGTCACCCCGACCACGGCGACCTGAGAGTCAGGCCGGCGCCGACGGCTTCGAGGGGACCCGAGACCGCCGGAGGCGACGAAATCACGGCGCACCTCGGCCGCGTCAGCGAGGCCGTCTCGGGGGAGAGGGCGGTGCTGGTCGACTGCCCCGCCGGCGCGGGACCGGACGCCGCCGCGCCCGTCCGCGCCGCCGACGGCGTCCTCCTCGTCGCGTCCGCGTGCGCCCCCTCCCTGCGCGACGCGGCGAAGACGGGGGCGACGGCCCGCGCGCTGGGGACACCGGTCGTCGGCGCCGTCCTCACCCGTTCGCGACTGGCGCCGGCAGGCGTCGAGTCGCTGCTCGGGTGTCCCCTCCTCGGCGCCGTGCCGCCCGTCGACCCGCCCGTGCTAGACGACGTGCGCGTCGAGAAGGCGTACCGAGACGTGGCAGCGGAACTACAGCAGCACAAAGACCTAAGATAG
- a CDS encoding RAD55 family ATPase has protein sequence MSDRLTTGITVLDRELGGGIPAGSIVALLADPASQSELFLYELTAVRGTLYLTTVRSDQAVEDAIARTRTRVGSPTVRDVGAEAPLDAANKLVRDLPEGANLIVDVVDVLETADPVRYRAFLNGLQTHMVNTGGLAVLHGMKGDAPTNRRYTEHMADVVFDLRTAVDGAEIENRLAVPKFRGGRAPEETIKLRLSEQVAVDTSRDIA, from the coding sequence GTGTCCGACCGACTGACGACCGGAATCACGGTCCTCGACCGCGAACTCGGCGGCGGCATCCCCGCGGGGAGCATCGTCGCCCTGTTGGCCGACCCGGCCAGTCAGTCCGAACTGTTCCTCTACGAACTCACCGCCGTCCGCGGGACGCTGTATCTGACGACCGTCCGCTCGGACCAAGCCGTCGAGGACGCCATCGCGCGCACGCGAACGCGCGTCGGGTCGCCCACCGTCCGCGACGTGGGCGCGGAGGCGCCCCTCGACGCGGCGAACAAACTCGTCCGCGACCTGCCGGAGGGCGCGAACCTCATCGTGGACGTGGTGGACGTGTTGGAGACGGCAGACCCCGTTCGGTACCGGGCGTTCCTGAACGGTCTCCAGACGCACATGGTGAACACCGGCGGCCTCGCCGTCCTCCACGGGATGAAGGGGGATGCGCCGACGAACCGTCGGTACACCGAGCACATGGCCGACGTGGTGTTCGACCTGCGGACGGCCGTCGACGGCGCGGAGATAGAAAACCGCCTCGCCGTCCCCAAGTTCCGCGGCGGCCGCGCCCCCGAAGAGACCATCAAACTCCGTCTCAGCGAGCAGGTGGCCGTCGACACCAGCCGCGACATCGCCTGA